Proteins from one Acidiphilium multivorum AIU301 genomic window:
- the secD gene encoding protein translocase subunit SecD encodes MLYFTRLKTTLIVLFCAIGVLLTLPNLIKRPVPGIPWPQIHLGLDLRGGSYLLMQIDMNAVVKEQLANLTDEVRHALLQADIGYTDLGGDVAARRVQFNLVKPGEAPKVRQILAKLVSPVAAAGGAPDLDVKVSDAGAATLTLSRPALIAKQTQAIAQSITIIGRRIDGSGVVDPQIARQGADQIVIQLPGVSDPNQIKKLLGKTAHMTFHMVAEDVNPETKTPPPGVEILPMSDGSGRKLAIRSRVAVDGADLTNAQAGQDPQSGQWVVNFTFNSVGARKFADITTHNVGKLFAIELDRKIIEAPVIRTPIVGGRGQISGSFTAKSASDLALLLRAGALPAPLKVVEQQSVGPELGADAIRAGIVSLAVGFVLVITFMASFYGLFGWFANIALVVNLLLLIAVLSLMGATLTLPGMAGILLTLGMAVDSNVLINERVREEVKLGRKPLAALEAGYKRAYGTIIDSNVTTLLAHIMLFIFGSPPVRGFAVTICVGIITTLFTSTVLVRLITARWYVARRPAALPVL; translated from the coding sequence ATGCTTTATTTCACGCGCCTGAAAACCACCCTGATCGTGCTGTTCTGCGCGATCGGCGTGCTGCTCACGCTGCCGAACCTGATCAAGCGGCCGGTGCCGGGCATTCCCTGGCCACAGATCCATCTCGGCCTCGACTTGCGCGGCGGATCCTACCTGCTGATGCAGATCGACATGAACGCCGTCGTGAAGGAGCAGCTTGCGAACCTGACCGACGAGGTGCGCCACGCCCTGCTCCAGGCCGATATCGGCTATACTGATCTCGGCGGGGACGTTGCAGCGCGGCGGGTCCAGTTCAATCTCGTCAAGCCGGGCGAGGCGCCGAAGGTGCGGCAGATCCTCGCGAAGCTGGTCTCGCCGGTGGCGGCGGCCGGCGGCGCGCCGGATCTGGACGTGAAGGTGTCGGATGCCGGAGCCGCAACGCTGACCCTCTCGCGTCCGGCACTGATCGCCAAGCAGACGCAGGCCATCGCCCAGTCGATCACCATCATCGGCCGCCGCATCGACGGCAGCGGCGTGGTGGACCCGCAGATCGCGCGGCAGGGCGCGGACCAGATCGTCATCCAGTTGCCCGGCGTGTCCGACCCGAACCAGATCAAGAAACTGCTCGGCAAGACCGCCCACATGACCTTCCACATGGTCGCGGAGGACGTCAACCCGGAGACCAAGACACCGCCGCCTGGCGTCGAGATCCTGCCGATGAGCGATGGCAGCGGCCGGAAGCTCGCGATCCGCTCGCGCGTCGCGGTCGACGGCGCGGACCTGACCAACGCCCAGGCCGGGCAGGACCCGCAGAGCGGGCAATGGGTGGTGAACTTCACCTTCAACAGTGTCGGCGCCCGCAAATTCGCCGACATCACGACCCATAACGTCGGCAAGCTGTTCGCCATCGAGCTCGACCGCAAGATCATCGAGGCGCCGGTGATCCGCACGCCGATCGTCGGCGGGCGGGGACAGATATCGGGCAGCTTCACGGCCAAGAGCGCATCCGACCTCGCCCTGTTGCTGCGCGCCGGGGCCCTGCCCGCCCCGCTCAAGGTGGTCGAGCAGCAGAGCGTCGGGCCGGAACTCGGCGCCGACGCGATCCGCGCCGGCATCGTCTCGCTGGCGGTGGGCTTCGTGCTGGTCATCACCTTCATGGCGAGTTTCTATGGCCTGTTCGGCTGGTTCGCGAACATCGCCCTCGTGGTCAATCTGCTGCTGTTGATCGCCGTGCTGTCGCTCATGGGGGCGACGCTGACGCTGCCGGGCATGGCGGGCATCCTGCTGACGCTCGGCATGGCGGTGGACTCGAACGTGCTGATCAACGAGCGCGTGCGCGAGGAGGTCAAGCTCGGCCGCAAGCCGCTCGCGGCGCTGGAGGCCGGCTACAAGCGCGCCTACGGCACCATCATCGACAGTAACGTGACGACGCTGCTGGCCCACATCATGCTGTTCATCTTCGGATCGCCGCCGGTGCGCGGCTTCGCGGTGACCATCTGTGTCGGCATCATCACAACCCTGTTCACGTCGACCGTGCTGGTCCGGCTGATCACGGCGCGCTGGTATGTCGCGCGCCGTCCCGCCGCGCTGCCGGTTCTCTGA
- the secF gene encoding protein translocase subunit SecF — protein sequence MKFLTRPAFRLVPDGTRIQFMKGRFIGLAVSAILSTASVILFFHPGLNLGLDFRGGVVIQVATPQKPDFTRLRAELAAVHLPGASLQSFGGDKGVLISLESQDNAKDTQKSLAAAEGVVKQNLPGAKILSTQAIGASVSATLFQQGLIALGISFLMILVYIWFRFEWQFAVGAVATLILDVTKTIGFMVITRLPFDLVTIAAILTVIGYSTNDKVVVYDRMRENLRKYKTMPLRELIDLSINETLNRTLGTSSTVFLAALPLALFGGASLSGFAWVMLFGIVVGTSSSIYIAAPILLLLGEHRLRRGNPKVADDPTVAKDTARASR from the coding sequence ATGAAATTCCTCACCCGCCCCGCCTTCCGCCTGGTGCCGGACGGCACGCGCATCCAGTTCATGAAGGGACGGTTCATCGGCCTCGCGGTCTCGGCCATTCTCTCGACCGCGTCGGTGATCCTGTTCTTTCATCCCGGCCTCAATCTCGGCCTCGATTTCCGGGGCGGCGTCGTCATTCAGGTGGCAACGCCGCAGAAGCCGGACTTCACCAGGCTGCGCGCGGAACTCGCGGCCGTTCACCTCCCCGGTGCCTCGCTGCAGAGCTTCGGCGGCGACAAGGGCGTGCTGATCAGCCTCGAATCCCAGGACAATGCGAAGGATACGCAGAAATCCCTCGCCGCCGCGGAAGGAGTGGTGAAGCAGAACCTGCCCGGTGCGAAGATCCTCTCGACCCAGGCGATCGGCGCCTCGGTCTCGGCGACACTGTTCCAGCAGGGGCTGATCGCGCTCGGGATCAGCTTCCTGATGATCCTGGTCTACATCTGGTTCCGCTTCGAGTGGCAGTTCGCCGTCGGCGCGGTGGCGACGCTGATCCTCGACGTGACCAAGACGATCGGCTTCATGGTCATCACCCGCCTGCCCTTCGACCTGGTGACCATCGCCGCGATCCTGACCGTGATCGGCTATTCGACCAACGACAAGGTGGTTGTGTATGACCGGATGCGGGAAAACCTGCGCAAATACAAGACCATGCCGCTGCGCGAGCTGATCGACCTGTCGATCAACGAAACCCTCAACCGCACGCTCGGCACATCCAGCACGGTGTTCCTCGCCGCCCTGCCGCTTGCCCTGTTCGGCGGCGCCTCGCTCTCCGGCTTCGCCTGGGTGATGCTGTTCGGCATCGTCGTCGGCACCTCGTCGTCGATCTATATCGCGGCGCCGATCCTGCTGCTGCTCGGCGAGCACCGGTTGCGCCGGGGCAACCCGAAAGTCGCCGACGATCCGACCGTCGCGAAGGACACGGCCCGCGCCTCGCGCTGA
- a CDS encoding DUF3775 domain-containing protein — protein MADPDRDRKRVIDTEEPEPVPLEIPPEHVAFIILKARAVEAHLPPVEPEEEPEAGTPPPEEETDMLDEQAGDESETELREAIDLLSDEAATDLLALFLVGRGDFGREEWADARAQAAEQINGNLADDLLGETGLGDMLEEGLNALGYAPEALEPDA, from the coding sequence ATGGCCGATCCGGATCGTGACAGGAAACGCGTGATCGACACCGAGGAACCCGAGCCGGTTCCGCTCGAAATCCCGCCCGAGCATGTCGCCTTCATTATCCTCAAGGCACGCGCCGTCGAGGCCCATTTGCCGCCGGTCGAGCCGGAGGAAGAGCCCGAAGCGGGCACGCCTCCGCCCGAGGAGGAGACCGACATGCTCGACGAGCAGGCCGGCGATGAAAGCGAGACGGAGTTGCGGGAGGCCATCGACCTTCTGTCCGACGAGGCCGCGACCGACCTGCTGGCTCTCTTTCTTGTCGGCCGCGGTGATTTCGGCAGGGAGGAGTGGGCCGACGCCCGCGCCCAGGCGGCGGAGCAGATCAACGGCAACCTTGCTGATGACCTGCTCGGCGAAACCGGCCTCGGCGACATGCTCGAGGAAGGGCTGAACGCGCTCGGCTATGCGCCCGAGGCTCTCGAACCGGACGCCTGA
- a CDS encoding SGNH/GDSL hydrolase family protein, with amino-acid sequence MPNRLFPSLLLLFALAGTAAAAPSCPTVPVQYLRLPHLRAAIHQGQPVVIAAIGSSSTWGAMAHDIGDSYPAMLQDDLGDRLPDAEISVINRGISGEDALREDRRMERDVLALRPVLVIWQVGANAAMRGESPDRFTALVEQGLRRLRAANLDVVLMDNQRSRRLLHSPDNARINAALAHLARRYRVGLFSRDVLMRAWARAGADPSGFLAADGMHMNDRGYACTAAALADSIVAAVK; translated from the coding sequence ATGCCAAACCGTCTGTTTCCTAGTCTCCTGCTGCTTTTCGCATTGGCCGGGACGGCGGCGGCCGCGCCGTCCTGCCCGACCGTGCCGGTGCAATATCTGCGTCTGCCGCATCTGCGGGCCGCGATCCACCAGGGCCAGCCGGTCGTGATCGCGGCGATCGGTTCGTCATCCACCTGGGGGGCGATGGCGCACGACATCGGCGATTCCTATCCCGCGATGTTGCAGGACGACCTTGGCGACCGGTTGCCGGACGCGGAGATCAGCGTGATCAATCGCGGCATCAGCGGCGAGGACGCGCTGCGCGAGGACCGCCGGATGGAGCGCGATGTGCTCGCCCTGCGGCCCGTGCTGGTCATCTGGCAGGTCGGCGCCAATGCGGCGATGCGCGGCGAATCACCGGACCGGTTCACCGCTCTGGTGGAGCAGGGATTGCGCAGACTTCGCGCAGCCAATCTCGATGTGGTGCTGATGGATAACCAGCGGTCGCGCCGCCTGTTGCACTCGCCCGACAATGCGCGGATCAACGCCGCCCTTGCTCATCTGGCCCGGCGCTACCGGGTGGGCCTGTTCTCGCGCGATGTGCTCATGCGCGCCTGGGCGCGCGCCGGCGCCGATCCCTCCGGTTTCCTCGCCGCCGATGGCATGCACATGAACGATCGGGGCTATGCCTGCACCGCGGCGGCGCTGGCCGATTCGATCGTCGCTGCGGTGAAATAG
- a CDS encoding OpgC domain-containing protein: MQLVRDGRDLRVDFFRGIALFCIFLDHIPHDTLARFTVRNLALNDATEIFILLAGFAAALVYGRKMDRAGPLSASADMLKRAWTLYIAHIFLFVLFAAQVALAAIWFARPQYISGVGIDHLVAKPLSAIIEAVPLLYQPAYLNVLPLYVAIMGGIAPLLFMLRFPRALLVLSFALYAGARIYGWNLPTHSGHGWYFNPFTWQLLFVLGMLFSRYGKPDLPVLATDAVAVVLLLIGFAILLTTWIEPSLAKHIPPLLKPFVSNIDKTGLHPYRLASILSLAWLASRHVRAEGRFLSSRLARVFVLIGQYGLPTYCASILLSYAGRIVMDTDDGWAMQIVVNLAGLAALLGVAAIAAWYRVKDAKPSVS, from the coding sequence ATGCAACTCGTCCGCGACGGGCGCGACCTCAGGGTCGATTTCTTCCGCGGCATCGCGCTGTTCTGCATCTTTCTCGACCATATCCCGCACGACACGCTGGCCCGCTTCACCGTGCGCAACCTCGCACTGAACGACGCGACGGAAATCTTCATCCTGCTTGCCGGCTTTGCCGCCGCCCTTGTCTATGGCCGCAAGATGGATCGCGCGGGGCCACTTTCCGCCTCGGCCGACATGCTCAAACGCGCCTGGACGCTCTATATCGCGCATATTTTCCTCTTCGTGCTGTTCGCAGCGCAGGTGGCGCTTGCGGCCATCTGGTTCGCGCGGCCGCAATACATTTCCGGGGTGGGAATCGATCATCTGGTTGCGAAGCCGCTTTCGGCGATCATCGAGGCCGTGCCGCTGCTCTACCAGCCGGCCTATCTGAATGTCCTGCCGCTCTATGTCGCCATCATGGGCGGCATCGCGCCGTTGCTCTTCATGCTGCGCTTTCCGCGCGCACTGCTCGTGCTCAGTTTCGCGCTCTATGCCGGCGCACGGATCTATGGCTGGAACCTGCCGACCCACAGTGGCCACGGCTGGTACTTCAACCCGTTCACCTGGCAGTTGCTCTTCGTCCTCGGCATGCTGTTCTCGCGCTATGGCAAGCCGGATTTGCCCGTTCTCGCGACCGATGCGGTTGCGGTCGTGCTGCTGCTGATCGGCTTCGCGATCCTGCTGACCACATGGATCGAGCCGTCCCTCGCGAAGCACATCCCGCCACTGCTCAAGCCATTCGTGAGCAATATCGACAAGACCGGCCTGCATCCGTACCGGCTGGCCTCCATTCTCTCGCTTGCCTGGCTCGCCTCCCGCCATGTCCGCGCCGAAGGACGGTTTCTGAGCAGCCGCCTCGCCCGCGTCTTCGTCCTGATCGGCCAGTACGGCCTGCCAACCTATTGCGCGAGTATCCTGCTCTCCTATGCCGGGCGCATCGTGATGGACACCGATGACGGCTGGGCGATGCAGATCGTCGTCAATCTCGCCGGTCTCGCCGCGCTGCTCGGCGTCGCCGCGATCGCCGCCTGGTACAGGGTGAAAGATGCCAAACCGTCTGTTTCCTAG
- the recR gene encoding recombination mediator RecR yields the protein MMGPEIERLVGLMARLPGLGPRSARRIVLRLMAEREQRLLPLIAALDAACQRVAVCPTCGGLDSQQPCMICADAAREPLICVVETVADQWALERAAVYRGRYHVLGGLLSAIAGHGPEDLGIDRLVARLDGSVREVILALPATVDGQATAHYLTERLATCGVSVTRLAQGVPVGGSIEILDEGTLALALSARRAAG from the coding sequence ATGATGGGCCCGGAGATCGAGCGGCTGGTCGGGCTGATGGCGCGGCTGCCGGGTCTCGGGCCGCGTTCGGCGCGGCGCATCGTGCTGCGGCTGATGGCCGAGCGCGAGCAGCGCCTGCTGCCGCTGATCGCGGCCCTTGATGCCGCTTGCCAGCGCGTCGCCGTCTGCCCGACCTGCGGCGGACTGGATTCCCAACAACCCTGCATGATCTGCGCCGATGCCGCCCGCGAACCGCTGATCTGCGTGGTCGAGACGGTGGCCGATCAATGGGCGCTGGAACGCGCGGCAGTCTATCGCGGCCGCTATCATGTCCTCGGCGGCCTGTTGTCGGCCATTGCCGGCCATGGCCCCGAAGATCTCGGCATCGACCGACTCGTCGCCCGGCTCGACGGATCGGTGCGCGAGGTGATTCTCGCCCTGCCGGCCACCGTCGATGGCCAGGCCACCGCGCATTATCTCACCGAACGGCTCGCAACCTGTGGCGTGAGCGTTACCCGGCTTGCCCAGGGCGTTCCCGTCGGCGGCAGTATCGAAATCCTCGACGAGGGCACACTCGCCCTCGCGCTTTCCGCCCGCCGCGCTGCCGGATGA
- a CDS encoding YbaB/EbfC family nucleoid-associated protein gives MKNLAGLMKQAQQMQQNMQEMQARLEAMEIRGEAGAGLVKVTLSGKGEMKGIEIDPKLIDPNDAEMLQDLIVAAHRDAKSRLETLAAEEMQKVTGGISLPPGMKLPF, from the coding sequence ATGAAGAACCTCGCCGGCCTGATGAAGCAGGCCCAGCAGATGCAGCAGAACATGCAGGAGATGCAGGCGCGTCTCGAAGCCATGGAGATCCGGGGCGAGGCCGGCGCCGGCCTGGTGAAGGTCACGCTGTCCGGCAAGGGGGAGATGAAGGGGATCGAGATCGATCCCAAGCTGATCGACCCGAACGATGCCGAGATGCTTCAGGACCTGATCGTCGCCGCCCATCGCGACGCCAAGTCGCGGCTGGAAACCCTCGCTGCCGAGGAAATGCAGAAAGTGACGGGCGGGATTTCGCTGCCGCCCGGCATGAAGCTGCCGTTCTGA
- a CDS encoding DNA polymerase III subunit gamma/tau, with product MAGLFDDDETDDQPRSEPPPPGPSLFGDDELPEAAAPVHAESYRVLARKYRPTTFDDLIGQDGLVRTLRNAFAMNRIAHAFMLTGVRGVGKTTTARILARALNCTGADGQGGPTPDPCGVCDNCVAILADRHPDVVEMDAASNTGVDDVREIIEATRFRPMIARTKVFIVDEVHMLSRNAFNALLKTLEEPPPHVKFVFATTEIRKVPITVLSRCQRFDLKRVPVDVLAAHFARIAEKEAVAVEGGALDAVARAADGSVRDGLSLLDQAIARADEGAPVTAELVADMLGLADRGMVFDLLEAVAAGDPAGALGVMDRAHEAGADPVLVMQDLLGLAHTLSRLKAIPALAEGSELPELDRARGAPLAARLSVPFLGRLWQMLLKGVAEVEQATDRRAAADMILIRLCYVSDLPPPGELVRRLSGEGTVARGNAAPASAPGPAPRAVVNGAPVAPAETAPATAPRLARFEDVIALAGEKRDALLYAHLRHDARLVRFAPPVIELNLTPEAPRDLSSRLARFLEAETGRRWTIALSRAAGAPSMVEAETTARETARNEALDHPLVRAIFETFPGAKIASVEVDAPPALAEPPVMDDDRFDDVPPISDDDIADAMEID from the coding sequence ATGGCCGGTCTGTTCGACGACGACGAGACGGACGATCAGCCCAGGTCCGAGCCGCCGCCGCCGGGACCGTCGCTGTTCGGCGACGACGAATTGCCCGAGGCCGCCGCCCCGGTCCATGCCGAGTCCTACCGCGTCCTCGCCCGCAAATACCGCCCGACCACCTTCGATGACCTGATCGGCCAGGACGGGCTGGTCCGCACCCTGCGCAACGCCTTCGCGATGAACCGCATCGCCCACGCCTTCATGCTCACCGGCGTGCGCGGTGTGGGCAAGACGACAACGGCGCGGATCCTCGCCCGCGCGCTGAACTGCACCGGGGCGGACGGGCAGGGCGGTCCCACGCCCGATCCCTGCGGCGTGTGCGATAATTGCGTGGCGATCCTCGCCGACCGCCACCCCGACGTGGTGGAGATGGACGCGGCCTCGAACACCGGGGTCGACGACGTGCGCGAGATCATCGAGGCGACGCGCTTCCGCCCGATGATCGCCCGCACCAAGGTGTTCATCGTCGACGAGGTCCACATGCTCTCGCGCAACGCGTTCAACGCGCTGCTCAAGACGCTGGAGGAACCGCCGCCGCACGTGAAATTCGTGTTCGCCACCACGGAAATCCGCAAGGTGCCGATCACCGTGCTCTCGCGCTGCCAGCGTTTCGACCTCAAGCGGGTGCCGGTCGATGTGCTGGCCGCGCATTTTGCCCGCATCGCGGAGAAGGAGGCGGTCGCGGTCGAAGGTGGCGCGCTCGACGCCGTCGCGCGCGCCGCCGACGGGTCGGTGCGCGACGGGCTCTCCCTGCTCGACCAGGCGATCGCCCGGGCCGATGAGGGGGCGCCGGTCACGGCCGAACTGGTGGCCGACATGCTCGGCCTGGCCGATCGCGGCATGGTCTTCGATCTGCTGGAGGCCGTCGCCGCCGGCGATCCCGCCGGTGCGCTCGGCGTGATGGACCGCGCGCATGAAGCCGGCGCCGATCCGGTATTGGTGATGCAGGATCTGCTCGGCCTCGCCCATACGCTCTCGCGCCTGAAGGCGATCCCGGCCCTGGCCGAGGGCAGCGAATTGCCCGAGCTCGACCGCGCCCGTGGCGCGCCGCTGGCCGCGCGGCTTTCGGTGCCGTTTCTCGGCCGCCTCTGGCAGATGCTGCTCAAGGGCGTCGCCGAGGTGGAGCAGGCGACCGACCGGCGCGCCGCCGCCGACATGATCCTGATCCGCCTCTGCTACGTGTCCGACCTGCCGCCACCCGGCGAACTGGTTCGGCGCCTGTCTGGCGAGGGGACGGTGGCCCGCGGCAATGCCGCGCCCGCGTCCGCGCCCGGCCCGGCCCCAAGGGCGGTGGTGAACGGCGCCCCGGTCGCGCCGGCCGAGACCGCCCCGGCAACGGCCCCGCGCCTTGCCCGGTTCGAGGACGTGATTGCCCTGGCCGGCGAGAAGCGGGACGCCTTGCTCTATGCCCATCTCCGCCACGATGCCCGGCTGGTGCGGTTCGCGCCGCCGGTGATCGAACTGAACCTTACCCCCGAGGCGCCTCGCGATCTTTCGTCCCGCCTCGCCAGGTTTCTCGAGGCGGAAACCGGACGGCGATGGACCATCGCCCTGTCCCGCGCCGCCGGCGCACCGAGTATGGTCGAGGCCGAAACCACGGCACGCGAGACGGCGCGCAACGAGGCACTCGACCATCCGCTGGTCAGGGCCATCTTCGAGACGTTTCCTGGGGCGAAGATCGCGAGCGTCGAGGTCGACGCGCCGCCCGCCCTTGCGGAGCCGCCCGTGATGGATGATGACCGCTTCGACGATGTCCCGCCGATTTCCGACGACGATATCGCCGATGCCATGGAGATCGACTGA